The Candidatus Thermoplasmatota archaeon genome includes a region encoding these proteins:
- a CDS encoding 30S ribosomal protein S17e — MGNIRQTFIKNVAIQLVKTYPDQFVADDFQHNKEKVAELSDVNSKLLRNSIAGYVTRYLASQKKRKTT, encoded by the coding sequence CTGGGTAATATAAGACAGACTTTCATAAAAAATGTGGCTATTCAGCTTGTGAAAACGTATCCTGATCAGTTTGTTGCTGATGATTTTCAGCATAACAAAGAGAAGGTTGCTGAGTTAAGCGACGTTAATAGTAAGTTGTTGAGGAATAGTATAGCTGGTTATGTTACTAGATATCTGGCTTCTCAGAAGAAAAGAAAAACAACTTAA
- the ribB gene encoding 3,4-dihydroxy-2-butanone-4-phosphate synthase, translating to MGEPIKKLERALLELQKGKFILVYDNESREGETDLVMASEFVTPEAIKTMRKDGGGLIFLMISNDIASKLKLPYLADMYSDINNKYPVLKELVPNDIPYDTKSSFSLYINHRKTFTGITDIDRSLTMKSFAELAKKIKNVDDGVATKMFGREFRSPGHVPICVAAKNLLSERTGHTELIVSLLKMGGLTPVGSGCEMMADDGKALSKNEAKQYADKYNLEFLEGKDILQAWKKWSK from the coding sequence ATGGGTGAACCTATAAAAAAATTAGAGAGAGCTCTACTTGAACTACAGAAAGGCAAATTTATCCTAGTTTATGACAATGAAAGCAGAGAAGGGGAAACAGACCTAGTTATGGCCTCAGAGTTTGTAACACCTGAAGCAATAAAAACGATGAGAAAAGACGGAGGCGGGCTTATTTTTCTAATGATTTCAAATGATATAGCAAGTAAGTTAAAACTCCCATATCTAGCTGATATGTACTCTGATATAAACAACAAATATCCTGTTTTAAAAGAACTTGTTCCTAACGACATACCTTATGATACAAAATCATCTTTTTCATTATACATTAATCATAGAAAAACATTCACAGGTATAACAGATATAGATCGTAGTTTAACAATGAAAAGTTTCGCTGAGCTAGCAAAAAAGATAAAAAACGTTGATGATGGTGTTGCAACCAAGATGTTTGGAAGAGAGTTCAGATCACCAGGCCATGTACCAATATGTGTAGCAGCAAAGAACCTGTTGTCTGAAAGAACAGGTCATACGGAGTTAATAGTTTCGCTTTTAAAAATGGGTGGACTTACGCCTGTGGGAAGCGGCTGTGAAATGATGGCTGATGACGGTAAAGCTTTATCTAAAAATGAAGCAAAGCAATACGCAGATAAATACAACCTCGAGTTTTTAGAGGGAAAAGACATATTACAAGCGTGGAAGAAATGGTCAAAGTAA
- a CDS encoding FAD synthase produces MVKVMATGTFDLLHMGHIYYLREAKKLGDKLVVIVARDSTVRKLKHEPVTPEEMRLNLIKELRMVDEAMLGHEDDMYEVVKEVKPDIIALGYDQIHDEKSIEQELKKRKLNAKVVRLPKYEGMDDLDGTRRIIGKIISAYEFQKSMEKIEGK; encoded by the coding sequence ATGGTCAAAGTAATGGCAACCGGAACTTTTGATCTACTTCACATGGGACACATATATTATCTTAGAGAAGCAAAAAAACTTGGTGACAAACTAGTTGTTATTGTAGCACGTGACTCAACTGTGAGGAAACTTAAACATGAGCCTGTGACACCAGAGGAGATGAGGTTAAACTTGATTAAAGAACTAAGGATGGTAGATGAGGCGATGCTAGGTCATGAAGACGACATGTACGAGGTTGTAAAAGAGGTTAAACCAGATATAATAGCACTTGGGTATGATCAGATCCATGATGAAAAAAGTATTGAGCAGGAGCTTAAAAAAAGAAAATTGAATGCAAAGGTAGTAAGGCTACCAAAATACGAGGGCATGGATGATTTAGATGGTACAAGAAGAATCATAGGTAAAATCATCTCAGCCTACGAGTTCCAAAAAAGTATGGAGAAGATAGAGGGAAAATGA
- the ribC gene encoding riboflavin synthase — MKKIGIADTTFARYDMAKSAINELKSNDTGFKIIRYTVPGIKDLPVACKKLFEEQGCDIVMAFGMPGSKPIDKQCAHEASLGLMQTQLMCNKHIIEVFVYEDEAKDEKELAWLADKRAREHALNTLNLLFHPQRLTKNTGKGLREGFEDAGPLRN; from the coding sequence ATGAAAAAGATAGGTATTGCTGACACTACATTTGCCAGGTATGATATGGCTAAATCTGCTATAAATGAATTAAAATCAAATGATACAGGTTTTAAGATAATAAGATACACAGTACCAGGTATAAAGGATCTCCCTGTTGCCTGTAAAAAACTGTTTGAGGAACAAGGCTGTGACATTGTTATGGCGTTTGGTATGCCTGGTTCTAAACCAATTGATAAACAGTGCGCCCATGAGGCAAGCCTAGGGCTTATGCAGACGCAGCTGATGTGCAACAAACACATAATAGAAGTTTTTGTATATGAAGACGAAGCAAAGGACGAAAAAGAACTGGCATGGCTTGCAGATAAAAGGGCACGTGAACATGCATTAAACACATTAAATTTGTTGTTCCATCCTCAGAGGCTTACAAAAAACACTGGAAAAGGCCTAAGAGAAGGGTTTGAGGATGCAGGGCCATTAAGAAACTAA